The DNA region AAAATAAAAGATTTATGGGAGAAAAGAGATCTACTATAATTTTGAATATTTAGACTTGTTCATGATTATTTTAAAATCTAACGTACTATAAAGTTATTGTATTATTGCGTTTTATTTTTATTGCTAATAATTCAACATTATCTTTTAATTAACAATACAATTATTAATCATTAAATATTTAGTTATATCTTTATACAGATAAAACAGAATCAAAACTTTTTTAAGTATCGAATTCCCCTAATTTTCAGATCGGAAATTTTTTTAAGTCTTCTTCTTTTAGTCTTTTTCATCCTGTTATTTTATTAATTTATTTATAAAAAAATATAATATGAACATTTATGTATCTAGCTTAAGCTATAGTGTCAACAATGATGACCTAAAAGAATTATTTGAAGATTTTGGAGAAGTTGTTTCTGCAAATATTATAAATGATAAATTCACACAACGTAGTCGAGGCTTTGGATTTGTTGAAATGCCAAATATCGTTTCTGCCAATAAAGCAATTAACTCTTTGGATGGATCCAAGTTGGACGGAAGGACAATTAATGTTAGTGAAGCTAAAGAGAAAGAACCTCGTTCTAATAACTATAGTAATAGAGTTCCTTCACCTTTTAAAAGTGATAGAAATAAGGAAATCTCAAATAATTACTAATATTTCAATCACTACAATAATTATTTTACTTAAATCAAATATTAAATTATAAATAGCCTCAATCGTGAGGTTATTTTATTTTATGGAAAAAAGGTTTGATTTTAATTTTATAAGTAACTATAATATATGAAAATGGAAGAAATATTACATCTCATAAAAACAAATCGCTACAATTATTTATGAGAAAAAGACTATATACCCTTATACATATAGAGTTGTATAGTCTTATGTTGTATCAATTATTTTGAGAGAATAATTATAGAAAAAAAATGATTATAAGAGATCTAATTTATTGAGTGGAATCTTATTTTTTGATAAAAAATACTTTAAGATAAAAATCCAATATGAAGAAACTAGTAGTGATATAGCCACTAAGCATAGACCATTCATATAGAAATCATAGTCTATAGTTTTTTTCTGAAATCCTAAAGAAAATGCAACAATTGCAAGTTCACCGCAATGTGATAAGAGGGCTGCATTATAAATACATTTACTTAAACTTAAATGATTTAAACAAAAAAATAAAACGGCAAAAATAAAGTTACATAATATAAATATTATTGATAAAAATGAAATAATTTTTAAATGATTTAATAAAAAATGAATATCAATTTGTAATCCAATTGAAACAAAAAATAGTGAAACAAAGAAAATTTCAAATGGACGCAATGATTTTTCTAACCATGTAAGCGAATTACTCCGACCTACGATTACTCCAGCCAAAAAACTACCTGTGGAATGTCCCAATCCTGAAAAAGAAGAGAGATATGCAAATCCTAAACATAATAATAAACCGGAAAACACTTGTAGTTCATGATCATTGACCATATCTGGTAAAATTGCATCTAGGAAATTTTTTTTCCGTTCTCGCAATCTATTAATAACATATAGAAATATAGTAATTCCGACTATAGACATTAATATTTTAAATAAATAGCGCAGCGAAACATTTCCTATATCAACATATAAAAGAAAAGGAGTAAAAAGTATGTCTTGCAAAAGTAAAATATTCAACAAACAACTACCTAAATTTGTATGCAAATTACCATCGCGTTTTAAATATTCGCTTGCAATAACAGTACTGTTAAACATTAGAAAAGAAGCAATTAATAACTTTTCGTTTGAGGAATATCCCAAAATAGACCCAATACAGAAACTTAAAGCAATTGCTATAATTGTCTTTGAAAACTGAAAATAAATAGGTTGTTTA from Rhizosphaericola mali includes:
- a CDS encoding RNA recognition motif domain-containing protein, which gives rise to MNIYVSSLSYSVNNDDLKELFEDFGEVVSANIINDKFTQRSRGFGFVEMPNIVSANKAINSLDGSKLDGRTINVSEAKEKEPRSNNYSNRVPSPFKSDRNKEISNNY
- a CDS encoding cation:proton antiporter, whose translation is MEKMLSSICILCMTITALLYLFKKSNQPNIIAYILTGIFLGPNVLGLLSLSKDVKEVGDIGVLLLMFFLGLELKVPDKSNLIKQPIYFQFSKTIIAIALSFCIGSILGYSSNEKLLIASFLMFNSTVIASEYLKRDGNLHTNLGSCLLNILLLQDILFTPFLLYVDIGNVSLRYLFKILMSIVGITIFLYVINRLRERKKNFLDAILPDMVNDHELQVFSGLLLCLGFAYLSSFSGLGHSTGSFLAGVIVGRSNSLTWLEKSLRPFEIFFVSLFFVSIGLQIDIHFLLNHLKIISFLSIIFILCNFIFAVLFFCLNHLSLSKCIYNAALLSHCGELAIVAFSLGFQKKTIDYDFYMNGLCLVAISLLVSSYWIFILKYFLSKNKIPLNKLDLL